One part of the candidate division WOR-3 bacterium genome encodes these proteins:
- a CDS encoding cytochrome c biogenesis protein CcdA, whose amino-acid sequence MLKSILEWLNNAYQSSSILAIVASFFWGVLSILLSPCHLASIPLIIGYISGQETISVKRAFIFSLLFSFGILITIASIGIITGLLGRILGDIGKWGNYLVGIIFFIFGLYLLEIINISFLNPKAVRFKKKGEIGAFILGILFGIALGPCTFAYMAPMLAMIFKISTKQFFFALFLILFYAIGHCLIITVAGTSIKLVQNYLNWNYKSKGVSYLKKICGIFIILAGFYLFWKA is encoded by the coding sequence ATGTTAAAATCAATTTTGGAATGGTTAAATAATGCCTATCAGTCCTCCTCCATTCTTGCGATAGTTGCTTCTTTCTTTTGGGGAGTTTTAAGTATTCTATTAAGCCCTTGCCATTTGGCAAGCATTCCCTTAATTATTGGTTATATTAGTGGCCAAGAAACTATTTCAGTAAAAAGGGCTTTCATTTTTTCTCTACTTTTTTCTTTTGGAATATTAATAACAATTGCCTCTATCGGAATAATTACCGGCCTTTTAGGAAGAATCCTTGGTGATATTGGTAAATGGGGTAATTATTTAGTAGGAATTATCTTTTTTATTTTCGGCCTTTATCTTTTAGAAATAATCAATATCTCTTTTTTAAATCCCAAAGCGGTGAGGTTTAAAAAGAAAGGAGAGATAGGTGCTTTTATTTTAGGAATTCTTTTTGGTATTGCTTTAGGACCCTGCACTTTCGCCTATATGGCTCCAATGTTGGCAATGATTTTTAAAATCAGCACTAAACAATTTTTTTTCGCCCTTTTTCTCATTCTTTTTTATGCTATTGGCCATTGTTTAATAATCACTGTTGCTGGCACATCAATTAAACTTGTTCAAAACTATCTTAATTGGAATTATAAATCAAAAGGAGTTTCGTATTTAAAAAAGATTTGCGGTATTTTTATAATTTTGGCTGGCTTTTATCTTTTCTGGAAAGCTTAA
- a CDS encoding thioredoxin family protein, whose product MKIIIAGPGCPRCQATEKNVRDACAELGIACEITHLYDIKEFAKFGVMLTPAVIVNDKVVISGKVPTKEEIKKILQNIESNK is encoded by the coding sequence ATGAAAATCATCATTGCTGGACCTGGTTGCCCAAGATGTCAGGCAACCGAAAAGAATGTAAGAGATGCCTGCGCTGAATTGGGAATTGCTTGTGAAATTACCCATCTTTATGATATTAAAGAATTTGCCAAATTTGGTGTAATGTTGACGCCAGCAGTAATTGTTAATGATAAAGTTGTTATCTCGGGAAAGGTGCCAACAAAGGAAGAGATAAAAAAGATTTTACAAAATATAGAAAGTAATAAATAA
- a CDS encoding thioredoxin domain-containing protein, with translation MKNKGRFLVIIGLTILIILTIFLKRKTETSPIKKVEEKTAQITEKPLSETLSVTTEKETLFKSPQEKTEKDYLAIVNNFKITKEYLEKILQLLPEQYKEIYKNDKLSFLEELIVRELLYQEAERMGIASQIIEKDIEKKKDLAIQGLLNELGKDLEVSDKEAEEFYQSHKDEISGNFSEIKEKIKEYLKEEKRKEKIDRFIEELKNKGKIIRNEEWIKQQERLKPKNPLEKALKSKKPTVVDFGAGYCMPCKMMLPILEELKKEYKDKANIIILEISEYRDLAYKYKIKVIPTQIFFDKNGNEYWRHEGFLPKEEIIKKLKELGCE, from the coding sequence AAAGTAGAAGAAAAAACAGCCCAAATAACTGAAAAACCTCTCTCGGAAACCCTTTCCGTAACTACCGAAAAAGAAACCCTTTTTAAAAGTCCTCAAGAAAAAACAGAAAAAGATTATTTAGCAATTGTGAATAACTTTAAGATAACTAAAGAATATTTAGAGAAAATCCTTCAATTGCTTCCTGAACAATATAAAGAAATCTATAAAAATGATAAATTATCTTTTTTAGAAGAATTAATTGTTCGTGAACTTTTATATCAAGAAGCAGAAAGAATGGGAATTGCTTCCCAAATTATCGAAAAGGATATAGAAAAGAAAAAGGATTTAGCAATCCAGGGATTGCTTAATGAACTCGGTAAAGATCTTGAAGTCTCTGATAAAGAAGCAGAAGAATTCTACCAATCCCATAAGGATGAGATTAGCGGTAACTTTTCCGAAATAAAAGAAAAAATAAAAGAATATCTAAAAGAAGAGAAAAGAAAAGAGAAAATTGACAGATTTATTGAAGAGTTAAAAAATAAAGGCAAAATAATAAGAAATGAAGAATGGATTAAACAACAAGAAAGGCTAAAACCCAAAAATCCTTTAGAAAAGGCATTAAAAAGCAAGAAACCGACAGTTGTTGATTTTGGCGCTGGTTATTGTATGCCCTGCAAGATGATGTTACCAATTTTGGAAGAATTGAAAAAAGAATACAAGGATAAAGCAAACATTATTATTTTAGAAATTTCTGAATATCGGGATTTGGCTTATAAGTATAAAATAAAAGTAATCCCAACGCAAATCTTTTTTGACAAAAACGGCAATGAATACTGGCGACACGAGGGCTTTTTGCCAAAAGAAGAAATTATTAAAAAATTAAAAGAATTAGGTTGCGAATAA